The Rosa rugosa chromosome 1, drRosRugo1.1, whole genome shotgun sequence genomic sequence gggccaatattcctaggcccaacctgactcgttattctaacgtgctcgggtcgtgccgggccactaacaggtttgggccgtgccgggccgcttttaaTCGTGCCGGGCCCATGCCGTGCTAGTGCTTAGcagcccgtttgccacctctagttgAGCGTCTTCGGCCAAGTTGGGCACGACTCAAGTCGCCGGTGTGCGGCTTTGGTTTGGTGGTGGTGTGGCTGAGTGAGGGGCTCGAGAGAGGCTGATGCTCGGCCTCGTTTCCCGGTACGCTGgagtggcggttgtccggaatCTTTCGTTGCGTCTCAGATCGAGGGGGTGATCCGGCAGCAGACGATGAGCGAATCAGTGCCTGGGGTCTAGGCGAGCTATGCGTTCCGGCCGGTGACAATGGTAGCGGCGGGGGCGTCGTGTTGGTGGGGCAGGGATGTTCTTTCTCCAGCCAAGGGCGGTGGCCGGAGAAGCGGTCAGGCTTAAAGTTAGGAATGGTCTGGGTGCCTAGAGAATTTTGTGGGCTTTTTTGGTTGAGCCTTCCTTCTTGGGGCTTTGCAATTAGTGTATGAGCCCAATGCTGTTAGGGTTCATATCTGGGATCCAGGAGATTTTTTATGGGCCCAAAATTTCTTGGCATTTTGGAATGAGTTTTTTGGCTACTTAGGTACAAGATTGCTTTCTATTCGACATATTATTCTGCGTGGAATAGGCAAGAtcggtcacactaccgccggttaccttgatagaaggttaccctctattctaCATCTATCTTTGGGTGGAAATATGGTTAACCTAACTATTGGTACCATTTTACATAGCCCGGATTATGTTTGGtacttcatcaaatgcttaattgcatcccttaatctccttgttaggttttatttccAATGCCTAGTTGCATCCAATATTgttcttgttattttatattttgatgtagtttctacatctataagttgtattatttcttattattaattattatcaataaagtgGCTGACTATTGTTAATGCTGGTGATCTGACGGTAGCCAAATCCCGATAACGCtgtgacttgatacacatttacgcaagcgtacgtatcattgtcaagatagggaagtattatgcccaaagtttatcgtaccacggggattagtggctaacccacaatccttgggtaatcagaaataaagacacttagcaaacaaagaaaagaaaaagaaaataaataaaaatgttaatctaaggcaccaagccttagcaatgctcggctttgattttcaccaaagcctaatcaaaactaagagcctagtgatgaatatttacaatgagttggagttcaatattttgagagttgattttagattaacaaaatgtaatgaaatgtaaagcaaagaaattaataaaagtgtaaccaaataaatgggaatgtcgggtgttagggaggttccttcacccaatttcatgtgtcggaagctaatctaatatagatgcaaatttcatactttggcggtagtcgtatccaaggcggttcaaggctcaaggatcGAAATTCcatttcatggtattcctactccggttcaagggccgtaggaactcacttggcatgaattagagccggttcaagggtcactaattcacatcaagatgCGTAGAGAttgaggaattagactactaagcgacccgcccgttcaatcacgcaacgggtgtaaatcaccatgcttataacccctcgaatacgaaatttaaggtttctagcttaggaattagagggggtcaagcctctaactccatcctagacatgctcaaaatacacaccctagaggtGACTAGGCTCccagacatgcattttaacccaacaaaaatatatataagcatccatcatatgaaaattgcatcattacattaaattaaacatcttttacacaaaatttgggttagggacacaaccctaaacccccaacaaggaaattactcacaacccataatcatagacatcaaaattacaaaattcaaatacaaaagagaagagaagtgtaggagaaaacaagaatagtcacagatagctaaaaagctagcatgactagtcttgatttacaactcccacaattaaacaagtcttgaatcttgtagatgagaagtctttgatgaatctttgaagctttgggtgagtaattccttcaaatccctaaaataaaactaaagaaaatatggaaaatggaggagaagagAATGAGAGCAGCCTAAAGGGCTGCCCTGTTTCTTGGTGCGGCGCTGTCGCTCTAGGGTAGAAGAGAAAGGAATATATAGGTATGAATAGGCTTTTGAGGAGTGAATAAGGGCTGCGTGTCAGCGTCTGATTGGTGGCCAAAAGAAAATGATCTGGTGTGCTGCGCGcgtgagagagaagagaagagaagagaagagaagagttgATGATCATGTTCTAATTAATGGGCTGATGCTGCACAtggaacaaaagaaaataaaaactaaaaaaaaagaaaggacaaTGGGTATGCatgtagacctgtaaatggaccggatttggatcggatcgacctaaatccaaattcgtttacttaaaaaaaatttgatccaaacccgctccgttaacccggcggatcgttgatagctcgatccaaatccgtatctgccgggttaacggatacccgatccgctaatccgacccgttataatttcaaatagttttaaaattttaaatagtaatattaaatttatatcatgatacctcataagatattaataaaatattaaaacaacatgaaaaatatcaccaaaagtagaattatatcatcaaaattcttaatgcttcttggaatcttgggtgatagactgtcccttagatttctgcaaaaaatttgtattagaaattcttcatattttatatttttaaaaaataataatatattaataaaaaataatattttattattacaaaaacgggccggatcattaacggatcggatcgacctagatccgtatttgatccgttaaataaacggattaacggattcggatcattaacggatcaacggatcaaaactttcgatccaaacccgtccaatagtcacGGATTTGGAGCGgatccggatcaaaatccggtccatttacaggtctatatGCATGGTCACGTGATGGCTGCCAATTAACCAATgtttaattggttaattaaacTCTCGAtgattccttcttttttttttttcttttttttctttcattcatttttttttctttctgctcCTTATAATTTCAAGGACCTGCGCACACAACTATGAATTGCATTCTGATTCTTCCTTAGCTTTAACTACGGTTGAccgcattgactatttcgtcATTTTGTCGGAAACTTCAGTTTTGCACAattttctctcgtttccgcaattccgcttatttcatacacaataaataaaaatgtattaattacataataattaacttgaggattaacttatttctagtgttttagatataattatatGCAtcgaaatgcgtgtaatcacgcTGATCCTAGCTCGGATCGCTACTGAAAGGATTGTAGCATTAGCGTCacctgtcaagtgaaatacaaagggcgtatACACTGAAACAAACATGGGTCCTCCCTTGTCAATCGCCCATAGCTGTATTGCATAAGACATTGCTGAAGCCACCACTCCCTGCATTTTTGAACCGCACCAAAATTAAGATATTTAATGATTAATGTACATTGTTTTAAAATATGGTCCCTCTAGCATAACTGGTATGTGTTCATTTGAGCTAGCTAGGAAACTAACCGCATAGAGGATGGCCAAGACTTCACTGCCGGAATGGATCTGCCAGTCATGAGAGTCTCTCTCTACATATGCCACAATGGCTAAAAATTGCAGAATTCCGAAGAAGAGAGTAAATGAGGTGACCGAGAGGCGAGCTGGATACTTCTTCAAAACAGGTCCTTGTAGGACAATCCAGCTAGACCAACATAGACAATGACCTATAACACAAATGCATGCAACCCAAGGTCCAATTTCTCTCCTTGGCATCTCCGAATAACGAGAGGAGCATATGGGATTGGCCTAAAGGTGAAGGAATTGGAGGTCCATAAATAGTTGGTCCCTTGTAAAGGGTTATGATTGAGGCTCCTGCAACAGAAGCCAGAATTCCAAGCATTTTGGCTTTGCCATCTTTTCTATTCAAGTGAACTTGTTCAATTCTGCAATTAATACGTGCAAGTATAATAATTAATGACAGTAATTCAGAAATAGAAAACAACACTAGTAGTACCAAAACTAGCTACTCATGTTAGGAGGCTAGGAGCTATATATAGCTTCTTTGGCAGTATTTGCTAATTAagctcctttcaaaaaaaaacttGATAATAGTAATTAGCAGGTCACAGTAATCTAGCTAGTTAATTAActcatttttaatttgtttggcAGGGTCACTTGCAATCAAGAATTCTACCTCTTGGGCTTGAATTCTACCTCTTGGGCTTGGAGTAACACATCACCCACATTTGTTTCTGCAGTAGAGAATGCAGTCCCTGCAGTAACATTTCTCATGGCTGCATTATTCAGGCAAACAGATCATCATAGCACTTTTACTGAAACCCCTTTTggttaaaattaaaatacataAAACTTGAACTATATGTATTGTCACATTCTTGTTTGTGAGGAACCATAATGCTATATATAACGCGTCTACCATACTCCTAAATTTTCAATCGTTAGATCTACTTTTCTGCCTAATCCAACTGTAAAATGCACGGAGTACGTATAGCATTCACATGTGATTCCAtatgattgagtttttttaCTAGAAAATAtcaagagtattttttttgcaTGCATGTGGTCCTATATTTTCTGGCAGCAATGACTGTAACTAAAGAGTTTCAATTCATTTGCTGTCCTATATTATGAAATTAGTTGACAAATAAACTAAAAGGCATCTTTCAATTACTTGGACCGCAAGATTTGTACGTTTATACAGCTAATTGTGCTGTAGCTTATTCATAGTGAATTATTGACATCACAAGATATTTGTAGCTTAAAACGTGTTAATAAATGATATTAACATGTATCCAGACAAAAGAAGATTTTACATGCATCTGGGATCATCAGTGGTTTTATTCTGTTAGCATGAGATACATACAGTAAGGAGTAGCAGCAAATCTTGACAACTATTTCAACAACGAAGTGACATAATCTCTTGTGTATCGTACAGCCGTATTGTATGGCCTATTATATTTACTTTTCATTCATAGCTATACTATTGTATTTACCTTTCATATATACCTAGTTGTAGGTAGTTTGTACTTACACATGTATATATCCTTCAGTTTGGCCGGAGAAGAGTAAACACAACAATTATACCATAATTTCAcatattcaaaatgaaaggttaCAGAGAGGGAAATTTAGAAGTTACAGaatgaagaaggaaagaaaaaaaaaaaaaaaaaagacaaagcaATGAGCCAATAGGACCAATACATGAGCTTGAACTACTTCGAAGAGGAACTGAGTAATGACTGAAAGAGAGAGAATTGTTCATCTGCAGGCATTGATCGAGGAAATTCACCATTTTCATTGCCAAACTTGCTCTCTTCATTTTTCCCCCAGACCACCAGGTAGAGTCCGGCTACGATCAATACTGCTCCAATAATGCTGAAGTACATTAACAAACAAAAACCAATCAGTTGCAAATTAAGAGATTAGTCAAGAATATATTAGGTTAATTAGCAGAATGAAACCTACCCTCCCAAGTAGAATTGTTCACCTAAAATGACTGAGGCCATTAGAGCTACCAGTAATGTCTGTAGAGGCAGGTACACTGAAACGAACACTGGGCCTCCTCGTTCAATCACCCATATCTGTAATGCAAATGCCATTGCTGAAGCCACCACTCCCTGCAACCACAAACATAAATACTTCCTCACATTCTTCTGTTACATGCTATGAATTGCTATAAAAATTTCAGATCACATCATTAAGGTCGTGACAGTTGATTTGAGCCAACTACATTAGGCAATTGTCGCATTATAATGTGGTCTAAAAATATGGTTCATCTAGCTATTATTAGTTTGCACACTAACCGCGTAGAGAATAGCAACAACTTCACCACCAGAATGGACCTGCCAGGCTTGGGAATCTCTCTCTACAATCCCCGCGATTGCAGAACATTGCAGAATGCCAAAGAAGCAAGTAAATGAGTGTAGACACTAaaattttaatgaaaataaattcattaaataattcagtcaacactcaaaattatgaccgaacaaattTAGTCGGCATGTGGGTCCCACAAAATGTCCATGTGGCTTGTGAGTCAGCAAAATCTCACAAATTCAGAGAATGACACTTGGCGACACTTGAAAGGCCCgacggcaataaatgaatttgttccggctaaatcaattgatattaaagcggatcaatcaaattaaatcaattgattccaagtcaaatcaagtattaaatctcgtctgctgattagatatcaatttatttaaattgataatcaagacgACAATCAGTCATCCaattaattggctaaatttCTTAATAGTCATAATTAAATCGGTTAATTAAAACTGATTGATTTAATTGTGATATTAacgaaatacaattaaaatcagccatcaaattaattggttaattccttaatagtcgtgattaaatcagttaattaagactgattgatttgattacgtaattaaggaaaatacaattaattacgtgtcatcaaggcattccaaattgagggagacgccgacactataaataccccctctcaaatcaagagaaggacttcagccaaaatagagaagaaaatacTCTCAGAATCTCTGAAGCCTCCCAAGCACGTGTGAAGAAccctcaagctgccaaatagccggttcatCACTAACCTCAAGTCAAAGCGTTCGTCACGTGTCAACTCTCGTGATCATCATAccactcaagatcaagcgtcaagcccttgagcgaaattcatcgtcggagattgaatcagagcatctacagagattgtaacccgcacttaaattaataaaattattatttttgtacacgtgtctgtATCTTGTTTGCTTTCAGATTTTCGTGTTTACAaattggcacgcccagtgggacgtCTTTGCCTCTCATCTCCTTCTCCGTAAGACGATTCCAAACAAATCCGTTCGAGCAATGGCTTCCAAGAACACTCAAGTCATCTCGAAGAACAAATCCAAGACAACGACCTCGAAATCGAGTAGCAGCTCATCTGGTCACGTCACTCGAAGCATGGCAAAGATTCAGCCTACAACATTTGTGGCTTTGCCATCTAAGCCTCGCCAACCAATCATCACCCTAGAAAGTCTAGGGGCGGGGAAGCATGTCCCTCGAAGTGAAGAGAGACAAGCTCCAAACATAAAACCAAGGGAACGGTCGTTCTCTCCTGCCTCAGATGATCACTCAAGCACCGGATCATACCATGGAAGTCCTAATGCTGAAGAAAATGACACTTCTGGGATGCCGTCAGACAGTGCGTCTCACCTCTCAGCAATGCAAGTCATGATGACTGGGGCAACTACGCTTGAAGAGCAGGTAGCTAATCTGATGGAGGCGGTTCAAAAGCTCACCAATACCGTCGAAGAAAAAGATATGCAGATTGCTCAACTTTGGAGCAGGCTCGAGAAGCAAAATGAAGAGGATTCTGCTAGGATTCCGTTCAAGAATGACAAAGACAAACAGGAAGAAACTTCAAAGACAAATGACAAAGACAGTGAAAGTCCACTTGGTTCTTTGTCCGTCCAGCAGCTGCAGGACATGATCAACAACTCCATTAGAGCCCAATATGGAGGTACCTCTCGTGATTCTCTCACATACTCCAAGCCATACACAAAAAGAGTGGATAGCTTGAGGATGCCATATGGGTACCAACCGCCCAAGTTTCAGCAATTCGAGGGGAAGGGTAATCCAAAACAACACATTGCCCACTTTGTCGAGACTTGCAACAATGCAGGAACGGAGGGAGATCATCTTGTTAAGCAGTTTGTACGTTCATTAAAAGGTAACGCCTTCGAATGGTACACTGATCTGGAGCCTGAGTCAATCGACAGTTGGGATCAGATGGAGCGTGAGTTCCTGAATCGTTTCTATAGCACGAGACGTACAGTGAGCATGATGGAACTTACTAGCGCCAAGCAATGGAAGGATGAACGTGCAATTGATTACATCAACAGATGGCGTTCGTTGAGTCTCGATTGCAAAGATCGACTCTCAGAAGTATCTGCGGTGGAAATGTGCATCCAAGGTATGCACTTTGATTTGCTATATATTTTACAGGGAATCAAGCCCCGTACGTTTGAAGAGCTGGCTACGCGAGCACACGACATGGAGTTGAGTATAGCTAGCCATAAAGGGAAGAAGGAGTCAATTGTTGACCAAAGAAAAGACAAGGTCTTCGGAAGCAAGTTTGATAAGACACCGAAGAAGCCTACAAAAGAATCGATGGCCGTTAACATTGCCCCAGTCAAAATCTCTACACGAGATAAGGAGGTTATGAAAGTAGAGCCAACTCGCACCTACGACAGAACAAAGCGTTCGTTGAAGGAATGGCAACAAAAGACATATCCTTTCCCAGATTCTGACGTGGCAGGCATGTTGGAAGATCTACTTGAGAAGAAGGTGATAGAGCTCCCAGAATGTAAGCGACCCGAGGAAATGCATCGTGTTAAGGATCCGAAATACTGCAGGTACCATCGGCTCGTTAGTCACCCAGTGGAGAAATGCTTTGTTCTGAAAGATTTAATAATGAATCTTGCCAAGCAAGGAAGGATTGAGCTAGATGTCGACGATGTTGCTGAGGTAAACTGCACTACCATCGTGTTTGGTTCATTCGAGCCTGCCCCGTTGCCTTCTCTTCCAATGAAAGCACCATATCAGCTCTCGAGGAAGCCATGCATGAGTTCAAAGTTAGAGAAAGTGAAGCCAATCCAGAAAGCAAGTCTCGCACCTGTTGTTACTCCTAAAGTTGATTCAGTTGTCGATGACGAGGGATGGATACTTGTCACTCGAAGGAAGGCACGCAAGAGCCCATCACCAAATTTACCTATCACGCAAGCAAAATGCAAGCAATCACAAGAAAGTCGTCAGCATCTCGAGAAAGGTGGGACGAGATTTGTCAAAGGAAAGGGCAGTCCTTCCTTTCAAAAACCCCATGGTGTGGTTTCACCAACAAGAGTCTTTCCCAAAAGAGGCGACGAACAAGAAAAGGTGAGAGCTGCCCACATGACAACAAGCTATGAAATTACTTCGAAGGATTCTGCCAAGGCTGAGTCAAGCACGGTCAATGCGAGCCAAAAGTCAGAAGAGAACGAGGTGTTGAAGCAGCTAGAAGACCTACCCTTGCACTTTAGCATCTCTGATCTACTACAATTGCCAAAATCGACAAGATGTGCTTTGGTACAGTTGTTGATCGACATAGGCAAGAACTCCGTAGAGATTAACAAGGTGAAACAGAAGGAATGCGTCACGTGTATTGCAGATTGTGACGCCATCCACTTTACGGATGAAGACCTTCAGTTAGGCTCTAAGCCGCACAATAGACCTCTCTTTGTGACGGGGTACATGCGAGATCAAAAGCTAAACCGCATGCTTGTAGACGGAGGGTCCGCTGTAAACATCATGCCTAGGTCGACTATGAAGCAGCTGGGCATTAATGTGGAAGAGTTGTCTCGAAGCCGTCTCATGATTCAAGGCTTCAACCAAGGGGGGCAAAGAGCCATAGGCATGATCAGAGTAGACATGACAATTGGAGAATTGAAGTCGAACACTTTGTTCCACGTGATCGATGCGAAGACCTCCTACAATTTATTGTTAGGACGACCGTGGGTTCATGAAAATGGTGTCGTCCCCTCCACTCTTCATCAATGCTTCAAGTTCTACGATGGCGGAGTAAAAACAGTAGCAGGTGATACTAAACCATTCACGGAAGCTGAATCTTACTTTGCGGATTCCAAGTTTTACATGGATGATGAAACAGTAAGGGAAGTTCTCCCAATTGGGGTACCCTCTACAGGGAAGACTATAGAAGTGCGTAATAAAGAAGTGGAACCCAGCATGGCAAGAAATTGCAACGAGGAACCACATAAAGTTTCGTTAGAAACTAAAGTGACAGCTGCAAAGAACAAAGTCAATTCCTCTGCTCCAGTCCTTCGTTACGTGCCAAGGTCTAGGCGAAAAGAAGGGGAATCTCCTTTTGTGGAGGCAAATGAGCAAGAACGTCCGCGAAAACTAGATGAGAAGGACGTAGAGTTGCTAAAAGAAACATCAACCATACCGTTGACAAAGTTGAGCAACGCAACACCTACCAAGCAGTCGCTAAAGGGATTTGTCAAACCGATTCAAGGCAAGACAGAACATGGTACCCTTCCTGACAAAAGGACAAAGGAAGGATTTGACCCTAACGCTTACAAGTTGCTGGCAAAGGCTGGATATGACTTCGGATCGTCAAGCAAAGAAGGTGATCAAGTCATCCCTGGTAAGAAGGTGCATGAGCTTAATGAATCTCAAAGGAGGTTGAGAGAGCAAGGATGTGCAGCTGACCCTACTAAAGCAGGTCTTGGTTTTGTACCAGGCAAACCAGTCAAGATATCGGGAAGAAGAAAAGTTGCAAAGGCAAGCACTCAACACATTAGTGTCGAAGTAATAGAAGAAGAGACTCAGGAATCTAAATCTACCTCTCGCGTTTCTGCACTTGATCGTATTCGTCCTAATTCTCAAGCTGCGGTGCCTGAACAAGTTGATGAGTTGGCGCCCCGAGTTTCTGTATTTGATCGTGTTGATACGTCAACAAGCCGAGTCTCAGTTTTCAACCGTATCACCCAAACGACCACTCGAGCTTCCGTGTTCAATAGGTTGTCATCTTCCGATGAAGGAAATAAGAAATCTGAGTCAGTCCCTCGAAAGTCGGCACTTGAGAGGATACAAGCACCCAAAGagcaacaaaagcaaaagagaaaGATGATCGACGACCAAGGAAACGACAAAGAGATCCGAAGTCTCATCCCATCACGCATGAAGCGACGCTCTGTGTTAGAGGTGAGCTCAAGTGAACAACTCAAAGTGAAGGAGCACACCATCGTACTCACTGGTCAAGTTGGAACGAGTAATGTTGATGGCAATGGCGAGGATGAGATTGTTCAGTTTGCCTATCATATCACAATAGCAGAAGCAGAGGCTTTTGAAGAAGATGACCATGATCATTCCGAGGATGAAGTAGATGAAGCTCCTCCAGAACTTGAAAACGGGGGGCAAGCTACTGTCGATGAGCTTAAAGAGCTCAATTTAGGAACTGAGGAGGATCCAAGACCTGTCTTCGTGAGCGCTTCCTTGAGTcctgaagaagaaaaggaatacCATGATCTGCTGCTTGAATATAAAGACGTCTTTGCATGGACGTACAAAGAAATGCCTGGCCTTGACCCAAAGGTAGCGGTTCATCGTCTCGCAGTTAAACCTGAGGCTCGACCGATCAAGCAAACCCAACGACGCTTTCGGACAGAACTTCTTCCTCAAATTGAAGCTGAAGTTGATAAGTTGATTGCTGCCGGTTTCATCAGAGAGGTTCAATATCCTAAGTGGATTGCAAACATTGTTCCTGTCAAGAAGAAGAACGGACAACTCCGTGTATGTGTGGACTTTCGCGACTTAAATGACGCGTGTCCAAAAGACGACTTCCCTTTGCCCATCATTGAACTCATGGTGGATGCAACAACAGGGCATGAAGCTTTATCATTCATGGATGGGTCGTCAGGATACAATCAAATAAGGATGGCCTTAGAAGATGAAGAGCTTACTGCATTCCGCACTCCCAAAGGCATTTATTGCTACAAAGTTATGCCATTCGGGTTGAAAAATGCTGGTGCAACATATCAACGTGCCATGCAGAAAATCTTCGGAGACATGCTTCACAGATACGTGGAATGTTATGTCGACGATTTAGTGGTCAAGTCAAAAAGGAGGACAGATCACTTACAAGACCTAAGAAGGGTGTTCGATAGACTCCGCAAGTACCAACTCAAGATGAATCCTCTCAAATGTGCTTTTGGCGTCAGTTCAGGCAAGTTTCTTGGATTCATTGTGAAACATCGTGGCATTGAAGTGGACCAGTCAAAGATTAAGGCCATTCAGGACATGCCTGAGCCAAGAAATCTACGCGAGTTAAAAAGTCTCCAAGGACAACTCGCCTTTATTAGACGATTCATATCGAACCTCGCAGGCCGTTGTCAGCCTTTTAGTCGACTGCTGAAGAAGGATGTGCCTTTCGTATGGGATGAAGCTTGCCATAACGCCTTTGAAAGCATAAAGAAGTACTTGGCAAGCCCTCCAGTGTTAGGTGCACCCATCCTTGGGAAGCCGCTTATCCTCTACATTGCTGCTCAAGAGCGATCACTCGGAGCACTCCTAGcccaagaaaatgaagaaaggaaggaGAAAGCGTTGTATTACTTGAGTCGAACTCTCACAGGGCCAGAATTGAACTATCCACCGATAGAGAAAATCTGTCTCGCTCTCGTCTTCGCCATCCAAAAGTTAAGACATTACATGCAAGCGTACACAGTGCATCTAGTGGCACGAGCTGACCCAGTCAAGTTTGTTATGTCGCAACCAGTCTTGACAGGGAGAATGGCAAAATGGGCGCTACTCCTCAATCAGTATGAGATCATCTACATACCGGCCAAAGCGGTTAAAGGACAAGCATTAGCTGATTTCCTAGCAGACCATCCTATCCCCGCGGATTGGGAGATTTCAGATGACTTGCCAGATGAAGAGGTCTTTAACACAGAGGTTTTCCCTGCTTGGCAAATGTTCTTTGATGGGTCTTCTAGGGCAGATGGGGCAGGAGCTGGTGTGGTCTTCATTTCTCCGCAAAAGCAAATATTGCCTTATGCCTTTACTCTTAGTAAACTATGTTCCAATAATGTTGCTGAGTACCAAGCGCTAATTATGGGACTACAAACCGCAGCTGAaatgaaaatctcaaatctagAGGTGTATGGAGATTCGAAGTTAGTAGTTGATCAATTACTAACTATCTATGAAGTGAAGAAAGAGGATTTAGTTCCTTATTTTCAGCTTGCCACGCAACTCTTAAAGGGTTTTGATGCTGTCACACTAATGCATgtgccaagaaaagaaaatcaagtgGCAGACGCTTTGGCCAACTTAGCAGCGGCTTTGGCATTGTCAGAAGATGAAGTCATACACCTTCCAGTCTGCCAATGGTGGGTCGTACCGACAATCTCTGAGCTTTGGCATGAAGACTCCAATGTTGTCTCTGTTTACTTGATCGATGTTGATGACTGGAGATACCCGTTGATTGATTACCTCAAGCGAAATAAGCTTTCTGATGACCCAAAGCAACGCTCGGACATAAGACGAAGAGTACCACGCTTCTTCTACTACAAGGAGACTCTTTATCGACGATCATTCGATGGATTGCTCCTTAGATGTCTGGGGAAAGAGGAAGCTGCTAAGGCTATGGAGGAAGCTCATTCAGGAGTATGCGGAGCTCACCAGTCAGGTCCTAAGCTCCATTTTCAAGTAAAAAGGATGGGTTACTATTGGCCCACCATGGTTAAAGATTGCATGGAGTATGCACAAAGGTGTCAAGCTTGCCAGTTTCATGCAAACTTCATCCATCAACCACCAGAGCCGTTGCATCCAACAATTGCTTCCTACCCCTTCGATGTGTGGGGACTTGATGCTGTTGGGCCAATAACTCCAAAATCCTCCGCTGGTCACTCATACATTCTAGCAGCTACAGATTCCTTTTCAAAGTGGGCAGAGGCGGTGCCGCTTagggaaataaagaaagaaaatgttgtagACT encodes the following:
- the LOC133727211 gene encoding protein WALLS ARE THIN 1-like, which encodes MAFALQIWVIERGGPVFVSVYLPLQTLLVALMASVILGEQFYLGGIIGAVLIVAGLYLVVWGKNEESKFGNENGEFPRSMPADEQFSLFQSLLSSSSK
- the LOC133742085 gene encoding protein WALLS ARE THIN 1-like, which produces MRNVTAGTAFSTAETNVGDVLLQAQEVEFKPKRIEQVHLNRKDGKAKMLGILASVAGASIITLYKGPTIYGPPIPSPLGQSHMLLSWIVLQGPVLKKYPARLSVTSFTLFFGILQFLAIVAYVERDSHDWQIHSGSEVLAILYAGVVASAMSYAIQLWAIDKGGPM